A window of the Alnus glutinosa chromosome 4, dhAlnGlut1.1, whole genome shotgun sequence genome harbors these coding sequences:
- the LOC133866128 gene encoding uncharacterized protein C6G9.01c, giving the protein MPKKSSSKKATKTKENNVVEEEKPSPAQKRASSEIDEIFSGKKRKKSGPEKTEKPNEDATGNPKKMKKKKKDKSSNDDEFVDPPSRRPKKKMNGLAIYTEEELGINKEDAGGTPLCPFDCSCCF; this is encoded by the coding sequence ATGCCAAAAAAGAGTTCTTCCAAAAAAGCtactaaaacaaaagaaaataatgttgttgaagaagaaaaaccctCTCCTGCACAAAAAAGGGCTAGCAGTGAGATTGATGAAATCTTTTCgggaaaaaagaggaagaaatctGGACCAGAAAAGACTGAGAAGCCGAATGAAGATGCAACTGGAAATCctaagaagatgaagaaaaagaagaaggataaAAGTTCTAATGATGATGAGTTTGTGGATCCACCTTCTCGTCgtcctaaaaagaaaatgaatgggCTTGCTATCTACACAGAAGAGGAGTTGGGTATCAATAAGGAAGATGCTGGGGGTACCCCGCTTTGCCCCTTTGattgttcttgttgtttttgA